TCAATCTCATCGCCATGTTGATTAAATGTTGAGTTCCTCTTCTTAATAATCTGAACAACAGCATCAAGCTTTTCTGTAGGTAAACTCTGAAGATGTGTGCTGAGTCTCTGTTTTTCTTCATAGGTCATATCCCTTTTATTGGGATCATTTGCTTTAGGTTTCTTAGGAACTGGTATCCGACCAACATGAGCAGCGCGTGATGGCTTGAACCTGAAATCAGCTGGTCCACTCATTGACTCAGACCTATCCAAAGTCCTTGCTTGGGAAGCAGGTGGAGCGGCATGAGAAGTTACAGAAGCACGAGCAAAGGGAGAAGGGTGAGGGACCTTTCTTGAAGGCGGGGTAGGCAAACCTGCATCGTGATACATTTGGTACCTCCAATCCGGATTAAACTCAGCATCTATAACTGCCCACCTATCTTCAAAAATTTTTGACAATTGTTCCGACATAACATGAACATCATGTCCTTTAGGATTATAAGTCATGGCATTATGAAAGACAAGTCTTACATCCTCAGCAAACTCCCTGGGAGACTTGTACCAATTTTGAGATAGCCTAGCTTTGATAGTGCCTAAATCCATAGGATGCTTGATGATATCATGATAATCATGCAGCCCAAGAGCTTCCACATTCACAGGCTCCTTAAACACCCACCCATGCTTGTGCTTTATTAGCCTCTGAAGCAGAGTGGTGCATCTCTTAAACACCTGATTTCTATGTTTATCAAAGCcaaatccaaatctaaatgGATACCCCTGCTCCGACTCACTATTGTGCTTCCTCCCAGCACCATTTGACTTAGTTTTTCTATTGCTTTCAGGAGGCAGCCTATCCTTCCCAAGTAGGAATTCAGAATTAGTGTAATACTGATTGGCCTTCGGGGtcctcttctccttctccaCAAATTCAGCAACTCCATTATTGTTTTCCACAACCGCAACCCTTGGTCGCTGGAATGGTCTCGATCCAGGGTGCCCCACCAAACCCATCTCTGAATTCACTCGCACCAAAGACCTATTCATCAGACCATTATCGATATAATGTGGTTGACTATAAGAATTAACAGCACCACTAGGAATAGCGGTAATCCTACCAACATTATTAAAACCACCATTAGTACTAGCACTAGTATTATGTGTGGTCAGATGAAGCTCCTTAGCTTCAAGCTTCGTAACTAAACTCCTAATCTGATCAAGCTCACCCTTTAACTCCCTCCTAATATCTCTAATCTCATTTCTTGATGTCGCTCCCGTTAAATCAATCCTAACTCTATTTTGAACCCTAGACATTACAGGCTTAACTGTCGCATCCAGCTCAGCATGCCCTCTAGTTAACCCATCCCTATAACTCGCTATGGCAGCCTCTTCACCCTGAACTTCCCTAACATTATTAGTCTCCACAATCAGGCTGCCACCAACCTCAGCCACATCTCTACCATCTAAATCTCCCGGTGATCCAAGGGTATCTTCCTGCCCTTGTCCGCCATTTATCAATTCCACCTGTTCCCTATCCCTCCCATCTTCCAAATAACGAGGCAACGAATCTTTCAATTG
This sequence is a window from Solanum dulcamara chromosome 10, daSolDulc1.2, whole genome shotgun sequence. Protein-coding genes within it:
- the LOC129870395 gene encoding transcription factor GTE4-like isoform X2 — its product is MASHADDLNSRERLRWRSPVKVYTRKRRRIHKNDDPIPIPAAPEVNEGVNKDANNKVVQPSSPTLEAGEPKSAEESQEEEAEPQLKDSLPRYLEDGRDREQVELINGGQGQEDTLGSPGDLDGRDVAEVGGSLIVETNNVREVQGEEAAIASYRDGLTRGHAELDATVKPVMSRVQNRVRIDLTGATSRNEIRDIRRELKGELDQIRSLVTKLEAKELHLTTHNTSASTNGGFNNVGRITAIPSGAVNSYSQPHYIDNGLMNRSLVRVNSEMGLVGHPGSRPFQRPRVAVVENNNGVAEFVEKEKRTPKANQYYTNSEFLLGKDRLPPESNRKTKSNGAGRKHNSESEQGYPFRFGFGFDKHRNQVFKRCTTLLQRLIKHKHGWVFKEPVNVEALGLHDYHDIIKHPMDLGTIKARLSQNWYKSPREFAEDVRLVFHNAMTYNPKGHDVHVMSEQLSKIFEDRWAVIDAEFNPDWRYQMYHDAGLPTPPSRKVPHPSPFARASVTSHAAPPASQARTLDRSESMSGPADFRFKPSRAAHVGRIPVPKKPKANDPNKRDMTYEEKQRLSTHLQSLPTEKLDAVVQIIKKRNSTFNQHGDEIEVDIDSVDAETLWELDRFVTNYKKNLSKQKRKTELALQARGTARTAPVMNSAPMVAGVLNSNTEAGRQVDNASRSSSSSSSSSDSGSSSSDSDSDSSSGSGSEAGR
- the LOC129870395 gene encoding transcription factor GTE4-like isoform X1 gives rise to the protein MASHADDLNSRERLRWRSPVKVYTRKRRRIHKNDDPIPIPAAPEVNEGVNKDANNKVVQPSSPTLEAGEPKSAEESQEEEAEPQLKDSLPRYLEDGRDREQVELINGGQGQEDTLGSPGDLDGRDVAEVGGSLIVETNNVREVQGEEAAIASYRDGLTRGHAELDATVKPVMSRVQNRVRIDLTGATSRNEIRDIRRELKGELDQIRSLVTKLEAKELHLTTHNTSASTNGGFNNVGRITAIPSGAVNSYSQPHYIDNGLMNRSLVRVNSEMGLVGHPGSRPFQRPRVAVVENNNGVAEFVEKEKRTPKANQYYTNSEFLLGKDRLPPESNRKTKSNGAGRKHNSESEQGYPFRFGFGFDKHRNQVFKRCTTLLQRLIKHKHGWVFKEPVNVEALGLHDYHDIIKHPMDLGTIKARLSQNWYKSPREFAEDVRLVFHNAMTYNPKGHDVHVMSEQLSKIFEDRWAVIDAEFNPDWRYQMYHDAGLPTPPSRKVPHPSPFARASVTSHAAPPASQARTLDRSESMSGPADFRFKPSRAAHVGRIPVPKKPKANDPNKRDMTYEEKQRLSTHLQSLPTEKLDAVVQIIKKRNSTFNQHGDEIEVDIDSVDAETLWELDRFVTNYKKNLSKQKRKTELALQARGTARTAPVMNSAPMVAGVLNSNTGENNTSALATNAEAGRQVDNASRSSSSSSSSSDSGSSSSDSDSDSSSGSGSEAGR